A genomic window from Pyxicephalus adspersus chromosome 2, UCB_Pads_2.0, whole genome shotgun sequence includes:
- the ATXN7L1 gene encoding ataxin-7-like protein 1 isoform X3 codes for MCKPSPSPASPPSNSNRASHVQMKPKTCISSHNPVSSNSKPFKAPKDNLLTSNNKQHTVFSSKVSRDKPCGPVPVVSLEKIPNLVKTDGANVKMNSATNSTTTTTATSSASSLTKQSVVPKSVPPSPEKILNGKGNNTLDKKHQNGTKNSNKPYKRLSEREFDPNKHCGVLDPETKKPCTRSLTCKTHSLYHRRAVPGRKKPFDVLLAEHKARSREKEVTKDKEHLQNARETHQNQSAPAQEQSSGPSANSAPEPKVTSPAKARPPNSVLPRPSSANSLNSTSSSNHSGFVPEPAVNSVAGDLASRLSSDEGEAEGAEDTEKLDCYYSGHHPKPLAFCSFGSRLMGRGYYVFDRRWDRFRFALNSMVEKHLNSQMWKKIPPAADSPMPSPASHTGSPFPASVLQPFSSPSSVYLPSPPTNSRTTSSYILSNASFVSSSDTNSVASHTTAFPHVTTTLNIMDSTFKAPSAISPVPTPSPSPSHKPSKSKPGKSSKVKDLSSRSDEPSSNKKKKPQAPSSTSSSSLPLQTSSSSTFSGSHKKNCVLNSNATINSYQATASFNSVSVHNANNGTSPISAKLESPGRTSLSGSSTDSIKHMSMVVSSIDSSLSVSSLVHHPGEHTLAVHNAVSSLPLPFDKSEGKKRKNSSAGSKACKITKMPGMNSVHKKSTTNLISPVPDPPNSSMSRQMGKSSSVALSQSTTSSTSNTAHNKQKTVNRAGRIRTLP; via the exons ATGTGCAAACCTTCCCCATCTCCGGCTTCTCCTCCTTCCAACTCCAACAGAGCATCACACGTACAGATGAAACCGAAAACCTGTATTAGCAGCCATAACCCTGTCAGCAGTAACTCAAAGCCATTCAAAGCGCCCAAAGACAATCTACTTACCTCCAACAACAAACAACACACAGTGTTCTCTTCTAAAGTGTCAAGAGATAAACCATG TGGTCCTGTTCCTGTTGTGAGCCTCGAGAAAATCCCAAATCTTGTGAAAACAGATGGTGCCAATGTTAAAATGAATTCAGCCACCaattccaccaccaccaccacagcaACTTCTTCAGCGTCCTCCCTCACAAAACAGTCTGTGGTACCAAAATCTGTGCCACCTTCACCTGAAAAGATACTGAATGGGAAGGGCAACAATACTCTGGATAAAAAGCATCAAAATGGTACCAAAAACAGTAATAAGCCTTACAAAAGACTTTCAG AAAGAGAATTTGACCCAAATAAACACTGTGGAGTATTAGATCCGGAGACGAAGAAACCATGTACAAGGTCTCTCACTTGCAAG ACACATTCCCTTTACCACAGACGAGCAGTCCCAGGTCGCAAGAAACCATTTGACGTTTTACTAGCCGAACATAAAGCTCGGTCCAGAGAGAAAGAGGTGACGAAAGACAAAGAACACCTACAGAATGCCAGAGAAACGCACCAGAACCAGTCTGCACCAGCACAAGAACAGTCATCAGGGCCATCTGCAAACTCTGCACCTGAACCCAAAGTGACATCCCCAGCTAAAGCCAGACCTCCTAACTCTGTCCTACCTAG ACCATCTTCTGCAAATAGTCTCAACAGCACGAGTTCTTCAAACCATAGCGGGTTTGTGCCAGAGCCTGCTGTAAATTCTGTGGCAGGGGATCTGGCCAGTCGGCTCTCCAGTGATGAAGGGGAAGCTGAAGGTGCAGAAGATACAGAAAAACTAGACTGTTACTACTCTGGGCATCATCCTAAACCTCTTGCG TTCTGCTCATTTGGCAGCCGTTTAATGGGACGAGGGTACTATGTGTTTGATAGAAGGTGGGATCGATTTCGGTTTGCGTTAAATTCAATGGTGGAAAAACACTTGAATTCACAGATGTGGAA aaaaattCCTCCAGCTGCTGATAGTCCCATGCCTTCTCCAGCATCTCATACCGGCAGCCCTTTTCCTGCATCTGTCCTGCAGCCCTTCAGCAGCCCAAGTTCAGTGTACCTGCCCTCCCCACCTACTAATTCCAGAACCACCTCCTCTTATATATTGTCCAATGCATCCTTTGTTTCATCATCTGACACAAACTCTGTCGCCTCACACACCACAGCATTCCCCCATGTCACGACGACTCTGAATATCATGGACTCCACTTTCAAAGCCCCTTCTGCCATTTCCCCAGTGCCGACCCCCAGCCCATCACCATCACATAAACCGTCAAAATCGAAACCAGGCAAATCATCAAAAGTGAAAGACCTGTCCTCACGGAGTGATGAGCCTTcaagtaacaaaaagaaaaagcctcAGGCGCCTTCTTCCACCTCTTCTTCATCGTTACCTTTGCAGACGTCATCCTCTTCTACGTTTTCAGGGTCCCACAAGAAAAACTGCGTTTTGAACTCTAATGCGACAATAAACTCTTATCAGGCGACTGCTTCCTTTAATAGTGTGTCTGTGCACAATGCAAACAATGGAACAAGCCCAATTAGTGCCAAACTGGAATCGCCAGGAAGGACTTCTTTATCTGGTAGCTCAACGGACTCCATAAAACACATGAGTATGGTTGTTAGCAGTATTGACTCAAGCCTGTCAGTGTCTTCCCTTGTACATCATCCTGGGGAACATACACTGGCAGTTCACAATGCAGTGTCCTCGCTGCCTCTTCCCTTTGACAAATCAGAGGGTAAAAAGCGTAAAAACTCTAGTGCAGGCAGTAAGGCCTGCAAAATCACTAAAATGCCTGGTATGAACAGTGTTCATAAAAAGAGCACCACAAACCTTATATCTCCTGTGCCAGATCCACCAAACAGCTCCATGTCAAGACAG ATGGGGAAAAGTAGCAGTGTAGCTTTGTCACAATCTACTACTTCAAGTACATCAAATACTGCACACAACAAACAA aaGACGGTGAACCGCGCTGGCAGAATACGAACACTTCCATGA